Proteins from a single region of Undibacterium sp. KW1:
- a CDS encoding phosphotransferase family protein, which yields MNTILNCLPQNLDNPACNDFIANTPLTAWMPVLKYLQQAFDLPAEPWEKIPLGANALFGLGEGVIVKLVPPNWRRQGDKEILVAPLLEGKLSLQTPRLIASGEIDHWVFVIFSRLQGTLLADIWPSLDIEQKRSIMLQTGQLVRELGSVKFDTDIAIKVDWPNYIQNLITDCMARHQRRKMPETLLTQVMPYIEAAGGFAKAGDLRFIHMDIHPWNLMAKQEQGQWRLTGLLDFGDAIVGNSDRLEILTPMIFMAQGNPLLLQALLQSYGGMTDISAAELQRQLTAYMLIRPDCDVTFCMQQVPADGPRNSWEQVAAQMFPL from the coding sequence ATGAACACTATCCTCAATTGCCTGCCACAAAATCTCGACAATCCTGCCTGTAACGACTTCATAGCTAATACGCCTTTAACAGCCTGGATGCCTGTGTTGAAGTACCTTCAACAGGCATTCGACCTGCCTGCTGAACCTTGGGAGAAAATCCCCCTGGGTGCGAATGCCTTGTTTGGATTGGGTGAGGGCGTGATAGTCAAACTCGTGCCACCGAACTGGCGGCGTCAGGGTGACAAAGAAATTCTGGTGGCACCTCTGCTGGAAGGCAAGCTGTCATTGCAGACACCCAGGCTCATCGCCAGCGGTGAAATCGATCACTGGGTATTTGTGATCTTCAGCCGCTTGCAAGGCACTTTGCTTGCGGACATCTGGCCATCGCTGGATATCGAACAAAAGCGATCCATCATGCTGCAGACTGGCCAGCTTGTGCGTGAGCTAGGCAGTGTGAAGTTTGATACGGATATCGCCATCAAGGTCGATTGGCCAAACTATATACAGAACCTGATTACTGATTGCATGGCCAGGCACCAGCGCAGGAAAATGCCGGAAACACTGCTGACGCAAGTCATGCCCTATATCGAGGCCGCCGGAGGCTTTGCCAAAGCAGGTGATTTGCGATTTATCCATATGGATATCCATCCATGGAACCTGATGGCAAAGCAGGAACAGGGTCAATGGCGGCTCACAGGCCTGCTGGATTTTGGCGATGCCATTGTAGGCAACAGTGACCGCCTCGAAATCCTGACACCGATGATCTTCATGGCACAAGGCAATCCCTTGCTGCTGCAGGCGCTATTGCAGTCTTATGGTGGAATGACAGATATCAGCGCAGCAGAACTGCAACGTCAACTGACTGCGTATATGCTGATCAGGCCAGATTGCGATGTCACGTTCTGCATGCAGCAAGTTCCTGCTGATGGGCCGCGCAATAGCTGGGAACAGGTTGCTGCTCAGATGTTTCCGCTGTAA
- a CDS encoding ABC transporter substrate-binding protein yields MSFQPVRTLATLLLCMLVTLETTAEETQLRFYTEEYPPVTFSQKGKPAGLGTEVVEEIMNRLGIRAPIEVVPWARGYAYATTTPNVGLFVTTRTPEREKLFKWVGPVSATTAHFYTRRDGQRFDTLEQARLAERILIPREWYLQQMLRGMGFNNINSVPTPVDAVRMLVAGRAPLMALDDVTLADTLSAAGINANDIVTGSTITQAVQYIAFSRDTPDSIAIRWQKTLDDMKADGSFERIYKKWLPGVTLPAAR; encoded by the coding sequence ATGTCTTTTCAGCCAGTTCGTACCCTGGCCACATTGCTGCTCTGCATGCTGGTAACGCTGGAAACGACGGCAGAAGAAACGCAACTCAGGTTCTACACCGAGGAATATCCGCCTGTCACCTTCTCGCAAAAAGGGAAGCCAGCTGGCCTTGGCACAGAAGTGGTTGAAGAGATCATGAACCGCCTTGGCATAAGGGCACCTATCGAAGTCGTGCCCTGGGCAAGAGGCTATGCCTATGCAACCACCACGCCTAACGTAGGATTATTCGTCACTACACGCACCCCCGAGCGCGAAAAATTATTCAAATGGGTGGGACCAGTTTCGGCAACCACAGCCCATTTCTATACGCGCCGCGATGGTCAGCGTTTTGATACTCTGGAACAAGCCAGGCTTGCAGAGCGCATCCTGATTCCGCGAGAATGGTATTTGCAGCAAATGCTGCGCGGTATGGGGTTTAACAATATCAATTCTGTGCCGACTCCAGTTGATGCCGTGCGCATGCTGGTGGCAGGACGGGCACCCTTGATGGCTCTTGACGATGTGACACTTGCTGATACCTTGTCGGCAGCGGGCATCAATGCCAATGACATAGTGACTGGTTCCACAATTACTCAGGCAGTTCAATATATCGCCTTTTCGCGTGACACACCAGATAGCATCGCCATCCGTTGGCAAAAAACACTCGATGATATGAAGGCCGACGGCAGCTTTGAACGCATTTACAAAAAATGGCTGCCCGGTGTAACACTGCCTGCTGCACGCTAA
- a CDS encoding tetratricopeptide repeat protein: protein MNRPDDHWEERLAALWAEFDATEAQTFIARVDALAAELPPDAAIGLFERGGARDTCGFTELAIPLYKAALENGLTGLRRRRANIQMASSIRHLGDPQTAADLLFAEMQQGSDELDGAVRGFLALALADLGCEREALALGLTALAAYLPRYNQSLARYAQGLIKSSDTV, encoded by the coding sequence ATGAATAGGCCGGACGATCATTGGGAAGAAAGACTGGCAGCTCTGTGGGCAGAATTTGACGCGACAGAAGCACAAACCTTCATCGCCCGCGTGGATGCACTGGCTGCAGAGTTGCCACCCGATGCCGCCATAGGTCTATTTGAACGCGGCGGCGCACGCGATACTTGCGGTTTTACTGAACTGGCGATTCCCCTATATAAAGCTGCCCTCGAAAATGGCCTGACAGGTTTGCGACGCAGGCGGGCGAATATACAAATGGCCAGCTCCATCCGTCACCTGGGTGATCCGCAAACTGCGGCTGACTTGTTGTTTGCAGAAATGCAGCAAGGCAGCGATGAACTGGATGGTGCAGTGCGCGGCTTTCTGGCCCTGGCGCTGGCTGATCTGGGGTGCGAACGCGAAGCGCTTGCGCTGGGTTTGACTGCGCTGGCAGCATATTTGCCGCGCTACAATCAGTCACTGGCACGGTATGCTCAGGGTCTGATAAAAAGTAGCGATACTGTGTGA
- a CDS encoding DMT family protein, producing MQIPIIVQTTGLLILSNVFMTVAWYGHLKSLSSKAWWVAAFISWGIALFEYLLQVPANRIGYTAYSLAQLKILQEALTLIVFVPFAMFYMGQPFKLDYVWAGLCLVGAVYFIFRS from the coding sequence ATGCAAATTCCCATCATTGTGCAAACCACAGGCTTGCTGATACTCTCCAACGTCTTCATGACGGTAGCCTGGTATGGCCATCTGAAAAGCCTGTCCAGCAAAGCCTGGTGGGTAGCCGCCTTCATCAGTTGGGGCATCGCCCTGTTCGAATACCTGCTGCAAGTGCCCGCCAACAGAATAGGCTACACTGCGTACAGCCTGGCACAGCTGAAGATATTACAGGAAGCCCTGACCCTGATCGTCTTCGTACCCTTTGCCATGTTTTATATGGGCCAGCCATTCAAGCTTGATTATGTATGGGCGGGCTTGTGTTTAGTGGGCGCAGTTTATTTCATCTTTAGAAGTTAA
- the hda gene encoding DnaA regulatory inactivator Hda codes for MRQLLLDLDAQKLPSLATFVVGQNAELAQLLGMFDQRITSQYGERSVYIWGEPGAGKTHLLHALAADDTARYIPADAPESAFDFTEGVSLYLLDDCDQLSPLNQIAAFNLFNEARARGGFLIGAGNRPPMILNVRDDLRTRFGWGLIYQVHGLTDEDKIAALEKAAQARGIQISPGVLPYLITHYRRDMSTLSNILDQLDHYSLVTKRPITLPLLRELMLQQQQDPDNMTE; via the coding sequence ATGAGGCAATTATTACTCGACCTGGACGCGCAAAAGTTGCCGTCCCTCGCCACCTTTGTGGTGGGGCAAAATGCTGAGCTGGCGCAATTGCTGGGCATGTTTGACCAGCGCATTACCAGTCAGTACGGCGAGCGCTCTGTGTATATCTGGGGTGAGCCTGGGGCTGGCAAGACGCATTTGCTGCATGCACTGGCAGCAGATGACACGGCACGCTATATCCCGGCTGATGCGCCAGAATCTGCCTTTGACTTTACTGAGGGTGTCAGCCTCTACCTGCTTGACGATTGCGACCAATTGTCGCCGCTGAACCAGATTGCCGCCTTCAATCTGTTCAATGAAGCACGTGCACGTGGTGGTTTTTTGATTGGCGCAGGTAACCGCCCGCCGATGATTTTGAATGTACGTGACGACTTGCGCACCCGCTTTGGCTGGGGCCTGATCTACCAGGTGCATGGTCTGACTGACGAAGACAAGATAGCCGCACTGGAAAAAGCGGCCCAGGCGCGCGGCATACAGATATCCCCCGGCGTGTTACCCTATCTGATTACCCATTACCGCCGCGACATGAGTACGCTGAGCAATATCCTGGACCAGCTGGACCATTATTCCCTGGTCACCAAGCGTCCCATCACCCTGCCACTGTTGCGCGAACTGATGCTGCAGCAACAGCAGGACCCTGACAACATGACAGAATAG
- a CDS encoding HAF repeat-containing protein, which produces MHPALRSSLFLLALIGGQAVASTSHSLGIERKQYGESIAYDMNAAGQVAAVIKEKDGTPHAVFFEKGKLVKLELPGETESEAKRINDKGEIVGSSKKGEIWRAFIRTRDHGTQDLGTLGGPNSYGAALNQTGQAAGFSDTPERDWHAFLYTPGEPLKDLGTLGGRVSYASGINNQGQVVGSSMITDGTRRAFLYDAASGMRDLGTLGGRTSSATAINDHGIVVGASEMKDRRWHAFMHDGKQMIDLGAKIGFGDSFATGINNEGHVVGVVDTADLRLSFVWRDNKMTLHAAGKSLYLTNAINDGGQVIGASYDRGLYAATMPSNATPFVDRGGDKILGFNVVMLLLALTIAIFRKRLKGLFFEKKLFFGA; this is translated from the coding sequence ATGCACCCTGCATTGCGTAGTTCTTTGTTTCTGCTGGCTTTGATCGGTGGCCAGGCTGTTGCCTCGACGAGTCATTCTTTGGGTATAGAGCGCAAGCAGTATGGCGAGTCGATTGCCTATGACATGAATGCAGCGGGGCAGGTCGCTGCCGTCATCAAGGAAAAAGACGGAACGCCTCACGCCGTGTTCTTTGAAAAGGGTAAGCTCGTCAAGCTGGAGTTGCCGGGCGAAACCGAGAGCGAAGCCAAACGCATCAATGACAAGGGTGAGATCGTCGGTTCTTCAAAAAAAGGGGAAATATGGCGCGCATTCATTCGCACCCGCGATCATGGCACCCAGGACCTGGGTACCCTGGGTGGCCCAAATAGTTATGGTGCTGCACTCAATCAGACTGGCCAGGCTGCCGGGTTTTCTGATACACCTGAGCGTGACTGGCATGCCTTTCTGTACACCCCTGGTGAACCGCTGAAAGACCTGGGCACGTTGGGTGGCAGGGTCAGTTATGCGAGCGGCATCAACAACCAGGGACAGGTGGTTGGTTCTTCCATGATCACCGATGGCACGCGCCGCGCATTCCTCTATGATGCTGCTAGCGGTATGAGGGACCTGGGCACTTTGGGTGGCCGCACCAGTTCAGCAACGGCTATCAACGATCATGGCATCGTCGTAGGCGCATCAGAAATGAAAGACCGCCGCTGGCATGCCTTCATGCACGATGGTAAGCAAATGATAGACCTCGGTGCAAAAATCGGCTTTGGCGACAGCTTTGCCACCGGCATCAATAACGAAGGCCATGTCGTTGGCGTAGTTGATACTGCAGACCTGCGCCTGTCCTTTGTCTGGCGCGACAATAAAATGACGCTGCACGCGGCCGGTAAAAGCCTGTACCTGACCAATGCCATCAACGATGGTGGCCAGGTCATAGGCGCAAGTTATGACCGTGGCCTTTATGCTGCCACTATGCCTTCCAATGCGACTCCCTTCGTTGATCGTGGCGGCGATAAAATCCTGGGCTTTAATGTCGTCATGTTATTGCTGGCACTGACCATCGCCATCTTCCGCAAGCGCCTCAAGGGTTTGTTTTTTGAGAAAAAACTGTTTTTTGGGGCTTGA
- the folK gene encoding 2-amino-4-hydroxy-6-hydroxymethyldihydropteridine diphosphokinase, which produces MSVQVNLQVFIGIGANLGDARASVSKAIDALAQLPDTTLVARSALFGSAPIDSSGDDYVNAVAELTTSLSAADLLQHLQAIELAHGRERPYRNAPRTLDLDLLLYGDEEINTADLQVPHPRMTERAFVLLPLLQLSADISIPGKGRAQDYVAAVAEQRIQELPIT; this is translated from the coding sequence ATGAGCGTGCAAGTGAATTTGCAGGTTTTCATAGGCATAGGTGCCAATCTTGGTGATGCCAGGGCCAGCGTCAGCAAAGCCATAGATGCGCTGGCACAATTGCCAGACACCACACTCGTGGCGCGCTCTGCCCTGTTTGGCAGTGCGCCCATCGATTCTAGCGGTGACGATTACGTCAATGCAGTCGCAGAACTCACCACCAGCCTGAGTGCCGCCGACTTGCTGCAACACCTGCAAGCCATAGAACTCGCGCACGGCCGCGAGCGCCCCTACCGCAATGCACCGCGCACCCTGGACCTGGATTTGCTCTTGTATGGCGATGAAGAAATAAATACCGCCGACCTGCAAGTCCCCCATCCACGCATGACAGAACGCGCTTTTGTGCTGCTGCCTCTGCTGCAACTGTCTGCCGATATCAGCATTCCCGGCAAAGGCCGCGCACAAGACTATGTCGCTGCGGTAGCTGAGCAACGTATACAAGAATTACCCATTACCTGA
- the purM gene encoding phosphoribosylformylglycinamidine cyclo-ligase — protein sequence MSTSTPVSLSYADAGVDMVAGDALVDAIKPFAKRTMREGVMAGIGGFGAMFEVSKKYKEPVLVSGTDGVGTKLKLAFHLNKHDTVGIDLVAMSVNDILVQGAEPLFFLDYFACGKLDVATATDVIKGVAFGCEQAGCALIGGETAEMPSMYPDGEYDLAGFAVGAVEKSKIIDGSKIQPGDVILGLASSGIHSNGFSLVRKIIEVAKPDLNADFHGRSLGDALMAPTRIYVKPLLALMESMEVKGMAHITGGGLVENVPRVLGDKLTAVLHKDAWTLPPLFTWLQQHGGVADAEMHRVFNCGIGMVVIVAAELADAAIAQLTAAGESVYKIGEIRAREGDEHQTIVV from the coding sequence ATGAGCACTTCTACCCCTGTTTCTCTCTCTTACGCCGACGCTGGTGTCGATATGGTTGCCGGCGATGCGCTGGTTGATGCCATCAAACCCTTTGCCAAGCGCACCATGCGCGAAGGTGTCATGGCGGGCATAGGCGGTTTTGGCGCCATGTTTGAAGTCAGCAAAAAGTACAAGGAACCGGTACTGGTTTCCGGCACTGACGGCGTGGGCACCAAGCTGAAACTGGCTTTCCACCTCAACAAGCATGACACCGTTGGTATCGACCTGGTCGCCATGAGTGTCAATGACATCCTGGTGCAAGGCGCCGAGCCGCTGTTCTTCCTCGATTATTTTGCCTGCGGCAAGCTTGATGTTGCCACGGCAACTGATGTCATCAAGGGCGTGGCCTTTGGTTGCGAACAGGCTGGTTGCGCCCTGATTGGTGGCGAAACTGCTGAAATGCCATCCATGTATCCGGACGGCGAATACGACTTGGCTGGTTTTGCCGTCGGTGCGGTAGAAAAATCCAAGATCATTGATGGCAGCAAGATACAACCGGGTGACGTCATCCTCGGCCTGGCATCTTCCGGCATCCACTCCAATGGCTTCTCGCTGGTGCGCAAGATCATCGAAGTTGCCAAGCCAGACCTGAATGCGGACTTCCATGGCCGCAGCCTGGGTGACGCCTTGATGGCACCCACCCGCATCTACGTCAAACCTCTGCTGGCCCTGATGGAATCAATGGAAGTCAAAGGCATGGCCCACATCACTGGTGGCGGCCTGGTAGAAAACGTCCCGCGTGTACTGGGTGACAAACTGACCGCTGTCCTGCATAAAGACGCATGGACACTGCCACCCCTGTTCACCTGGTTGCAACAACACGGCGGCGTCGCGGACGCAGAAATGCACCGCGTATTCAACTGCGGCATAGGCATGGTCGTCATCGTTGCTGCTGAACTGGCTGATGCAGCGATTGCACAACTGACTGCGGCTGGTGAATCCGTCTACAAGATCGGTGAAATCCGTGCGCGTGAAGGTGATGAGCATCAGACTATTGTGGTGTGA
- the pcnB gene encoding polynucleotide adenylyltransferase PcnB, translating to MIKKFIRKILGVKNKSDAASANQKPTVLSHKDHGIDPQLVSANAIRITQTLQENGFKAFVVGGAVRDLLTGVKPKDFDIATNATPEQVKRLFRRAFIIGRRFQIVHVMFGQDLLEVTTFRGSATDGAPKDEHGRVLRDNTFGEQYEDAARRDFTVNAMYYDPASQIVLDYHGGMKDIKKKTLRIIGVPEARYREDPVRMLRVVRFAAKLNFTIDASTRAPIAVMAPLINNVPAARVFDETLKLLTSGHAMACLQQLRKEGLHHGLMPLLDVVLEQPLGEKFVTLALANTDERVQQGKGVSPGFLFASLLWHQVVEKWEAYKAAGEFPIPALHLAADDVLNTQTDALAIQRKIGSDMRDIWAMQPRFDKRVGKTPYKMLEHPRLRAGYDFLLLRCASGEIDEEIGEWWTDFMEGDSVERDRLINTKPKAAEAGPKKRKPRRRAPRKAAAAAE from the coding sequence ATGATCAAGAAATTTATTCGCAAAATACTGGGCGTAAAAAACAAGAGCGATGCCGCCAGCGCCAACCAAAAGCCCACTGTGCTGAGTCATAAAGACCACGGCATAGACCCGCAACTGGTGTCCGCGAATGCCATACGCATCACCCAGACCCTGCAAGAAAATGGCTTCAAGGCCTTCGTCGTGGGTGGTGCTGTGCGCGACTTGTTGACTGGTGTCAAACCCAAGGACTTTGACATTGCCACCAATGCCACGCCTGAACAGGTCAAGCGTTTGTTCCGTCGCGCCTTTATCATAGGCCGCCGCTTCCAGATCGTGCACGTCATGTTTGGGCAAGACTTGCTGGAAGTGACTACCTTCCGTGGGTCTGCCACTGATGGCGCGCCCAAGGATGAGCATGGCCGCGTGCTGCGTGACAATACCTTTGGCGAACAATATGAAGATGCCGCCCGCCGCGACTTCACTGTCAATGCCATGTACTACGACCCGGCATCCCAGATCGTGCTCGACTATCACGGCGGCATGAAAGACATCAAAAAGAAAACCCTGCGCATCATCGGCGTGCCAGAAGCCCGCTACCGGGAAGACCCTGTGCGAATGTTGCGCGTGGTACGCTTTGCTGCAAAACTGAACTTCACGATTGATGCATCCACCCGCGCCCCTATCGCCGTGATGGCACCGCTAATCAACAATGTGCCTGCCGCCCGCGTCTTTGATGAAACTCTTAAGCTGCTGACCAGCGGCCATGCCATGGCCTGCCTGCAGCAACTGCGCAAAGAAGGCCTGCACCATGGCCTGATGCCCCTGCTTGACGTTGTACTGGAACAACCCTTGGGAGAAAAATTCGTCACCCTGGCGCTGGCCAATACTGATGAACGCGTGCAACAGGGCAAAGGCGTTTCACCGGGCTTCTTGTTTGCCTCCTTGCTGTGGCATCAAGTCGTCGAGAAATGGGAAGCCTATAAAGCTGCCGGTGAATTCCCCATCCCTGCCCTGCACCTCGCTGCCGATGATGTATTGAACACCCAGACTGACGCCCTGGCAATACAGCGCAAGATAGGCTCGGACATGCGCGATATCTGGGCCATGCAGCCACGTTTTGACAAGCGCGTAGGCAAGACCCCGTACAAGATGCTGGAGCACCCGCGCCTGCGCGCTGGTTATGACTTCTTGCTGCTGCGTTGCGCCTCCGGTGAAATCGATGAAGAAATCGGTGAATGGTGGACAGATTTCATGGAAGGCGACAGCGTAGAACGTGACCGCCTGATAAACACAAAACCCAAAGCAGCTGAAGCTGGCCCCAAAAAACGCAAACCCCGCCGCCGCGCCCCACGCAAGGCAGCCGCAGCAGCCGAATGA
- the rapZ gene encoding RNase adapter RapZ has translation MEILLISGISGSGKSVALNVVEDAGYYCVDNLPPSLLADLVNTLTKEGIPSAAIAIDSRSANLLTSLPDSIKALRTEGHDVKVLFLTASTESLVARFSETRRSHPLSHRLGLDKEPGDRLSLTECIQEEREILSGIQLVAHVIDTSDLSANKLRAWVKDVIEIGHTPLTLMFESFAFKIGVPLDADFVFDVRMLPNPHYDPIMRPLTGRDEPVIQFLKEQPMVDDMFADIEQFITKWLPAFKRDNRSYLTVAIGCTGGQHRSVYMVEKLAAHFKAQEQVLVRHRRLS, from the coding sequence ATGGAAATCCTGCTTATCTCTGGTATCTCCGGCTCCGGCAAATCGGTAGCCCTGAATGTGGTTGAAGATGCAGGCTACTATTGCGTCGATAACCTGCCACCCAGTTTACTGGCTGACCTGGTCAATACCCTGACCAAAGAAGGCATACCCAGCGCCGCCATCGCCATCGACAGCCGCAGCGCGAACTTGCTAACCAGCCTGCCAGATTCAATCAAGGCACTGCGCACCGAAGGCCACGACGTCAAAGTCCTGTTCCTGACAGCCAGTACAGAATCCCTGGTCGCCCGTTTTTCAGAAACCCGCCGCAGCCACCCGCTGTCACACCGGCTTGGTCTGGACAAAGAACCCGGCGACAGACTCAGCCTGACCGAATGCATACAGGAAGAACGCGAAATCCTTTCAGGCATACAACTGGTTGCCCACGTCATCGACACCAGCGACCTCAGCGCCAACAAGCTGCGCGCCTGGGTCAAGGACGTCATCGAAATCGGCCACACCCCGCTGACGCTGATGTTTGAATCCTTCGCCTTCAAGATAGGTGTGCCGCTGGATGCCGACTTTGTCTTCGACGTCCGCATGCTGCCCAATCCGCATTACGACCCCATCATGCGCCCGCTGACAGGCCGCGATGAACCCGTGATCCAGTTCCTCAAAGAACAACCGATGGTCGATGACATGTTTGCCGACATCGAGCAATTCATCACCAAATGGCTGCCAGCCTTCAAACGCGACAACCGCAGCTACCTGACAGTCGCCATAGGCTGCACCGGCGGCCAGCATCGCTCAGTGTATATGGTGGAAAAACTCGCTGCACATTTCAAGGCGCAGGAACAGGTGCTGGTCAGGCATAGGCGGTTGAGTTAA
- a CDS encoding HAD family phosphatase, with product MRNIALFDLDHTLIPIDSDFEWGQFLCRVGAVDADEFARRNAEFFAQYQAGTLDPVEYLEFALGTLAQFPRTKLDDLHQQFMQEVIQPALLPAAYDLIKKHQDQDDLIAIITATNRFVTAPIARALGVQHLMAAEPELDATGNITGKLLGVPSSGPGKITHLENWLAKQEVTPLKQLSDFHHSYFYSDSQNDIPLLERVSHPVATNPNAKLSAHALAKGWPQLHLFDKQ from the coding sequence ATGCGTAATATCGCCTTATTTGATCTTGACCACACCCTGATCCCCATCGATTCTGATTTTGAATGGGGCCAGTTCCTGTGTCGCGTCGGTGCCGTTGATGCTGACGAATTTGCCCGCCGCAATGCAGAGTTTTTTGCACAATACCAGGCTGGCACACTGGACCCGGTCGAGTATCTGGAATTTGCGCTTGGTACACTGGCACAATTCCCGCGTACCAAACTGGATGACTTGCATCAGCAATTCATGCAGGAAGTCATACAGCCAGCCCTGTTGCCTGCGGCTTATGACCTGATCAAGAAACATCAGGATCAGGATGACCTGATCGCCATCATCACCGCCACCAACCGCTTTGTCACTGCGCCCATCGCCAGGGCACTGGGTGTGCAACACTTGATGGCGGCAGAGCCTGAGCTGGATGCCACTGGTAATATCACCGGCAAACTACTGGGCGTGCCCAGCTCTGGCCCAGGCAAGATCACCCATCTGGAAAACTGGCTGGCGAAGCAGGAAGTTACACCATTAAAGCAACTCAGCGACTTTCACCATAGTTATTTTTACAGCGATTCGCAAAACGATATACCGCTGCTGGAACGCGTCAGCCATCCTGTCGCAACCAATCCCAATGCCAAATTAAGTGCCCATGCACTGGCAAAAGGTTGGCCTCAACTTCACCTGTTTGACAAGCAATGA
- a CDS encoding AI-2E family transporter: MPFSFTSEQKQSMLWLAVAIALLSLLSLLGPVLMPFIVASILSYVLTPWVDKLCALRIKKFGLPRSVAATLVIVILIAAALAMVLIMIPILQKEVPQLQDQIPSFFNKLDEMLTPMLSEFGIKVRLDSTGIKALLTEQMANSGDVIGKAVLNSIRVGGTAVLGMVANLLLIPIVLFYLLMDWHSLIKRLSHFIPRRFVKSVANAVEEVDDILAQYLRGQILVMIVLAVYYSVALSIARFDLALPVGIITGFLVFIPYLGYGLGLVLALIGAILQFDGFSGLMSVAIIYGIGQMLESFYLTPRLVGERIGLHPLTVIFALMAFGQLFGFIGILIALPASAVISVAVKHIRTSYLNSPFYSQT, translated from the coding sequence ATGCCATTTTCTTTTACGTCGGAGCAAAAACAATCCATGCTGTGGCTGGCCGTGGCAATTGCGCTACTGAGCTTGCTGTCGCTGCTGGGGCCGGTGCTGATGCCTTTTATCGTCGCCAGCATATTGTCTTATGTGCTGACGCCCTGGGTCGACAAGCTGTGTGCCCTGCGTATCAAGAAATTTGGCCTGCCGCGCTCGGTTGCGGCGACCCTGGTCATTGTGATATTGATCGCCGCCGCGCTGGCCATGGTCTTGATCATGATACCGATATTGCAAAAAGAAGTGCCACAATTACAAGACCAGATACCCAGCTTCTTCAACAAGCTTGATGAAATGCTGACGCCCATGCTGTCAGAATTTGGTATCAAGGTGCGTCTGGACAGCACCGGCATCAAAGCCTTGCTGACCGAACAGATGGCCAATAGCGGTGACGTGATCGGCAAGGCGGTACTGAATTCCATCCGTGTCGGCGGCACTGCTGTGCTGGGCATGGTTGCCAATCTGCTGCTGATCCCCATCGTACTGTTTTACCTGCTGATGGACTGGCATTCACTGATCAAACGCCTGAGCCATTTCATCCCGCGTCGTTTTGTCAAAAGCGTGGCCAATGCGGTAGAAGAAGTTGATGATATCCTCGCGCAATACCTGCGCGGCCAGATCCTGGTGATGATCGTACTGGCGGTGTATTACTCGGTCGCACTCAGCATCGCCCGTTTTGACCTGGCTTTGCCGGTCGGCATCATTACCGGCTTTCTGGTATTCATCCCCTATCTTGGTTATGGCCTGGGGCTGGTACTGGCGCTGATAGGTGCTATCCTGCAATTTGATGGTTTTAGCGGCCTGATGTCAGTCGCCATCATCTATGGCATAGGACAGATGCTAGAATCGTTTTACCTGACGCCGCGCCTGGTCGGCGAACGCATAGGCCTGCACCCGCTGACCGTGATTTTTGCCTTGATGGCATTCGGGCAACTGTTTGGCTTCATCGGCATTTTAATTGCCCTGCCAGCATCAGCCGTGATCTCGGTCGCTGTCAAGCACATACGCACGTCTTACCTGAACAGTCCTTTTTATAGCCAGACATGA